GGAGCGGGCGGAGGAGCCCTCGCTGCTGGGGCGGGAGGTGGGCTGGGTGGCGGCGCCGCCGCGATCACCCCGGCGATAGCCTTCACCCTTCACCGCCTTCCCTCCGTTGCTCCTCGATCCGTCCGGCTGCCGCACGATGATTACCCCGGGGTAGCCCCCGTACCATCCCCAGTAGCGCCGGCCATACGGGTAATACCCGTAACCCGGCCCCCACCAGGGATCCCAGACCGGTCCGCGCGGACCGCCGACGCGTGGGGGCACCTGGCGGGCGGAGTTGTCCACCGCGAAGACCTCGGGGTAGGCGAGTGCCACGAGCAGGTCGATCACCCGCGTCGGCACTCCGGCGTCCGCGAGGCGCGTCAGCGTGCGCGCATCGACCGTGAAGCTCTGGTCCCGCTCCACCAGCCACGCCTCCAGGGCCGTCGCGTCGAGGTTCCGGGACGCCTCGATCACGTCGTCCGGGCCGATCCGCGCGGCCGCGGCCATGCGCGCCGCATCCGCGGCGAGGGTTCGATTCTCCAGCGAGGCGCGGATCTCAGCCGGGAGATCAGCGGTGTTGGAGGCCGGTCGATAGCGGACCACCTGGACACCGCTGTTCCCGCCGACACTGACCGCCTGCACGTCGATCCACTCCTGGTCGGGGGCGAAGGCCATCACGCCTGATGAGATGCGCTCGAGTCCTCCCTCGCAATTGAACTGCGAACGGAGGTAGAGGCGCGTCCCGTTGGCGGACCAGGAGGCGCTCTCCCAACCCGTGCATCCCTCTCGCTCCGCCCGGTGCTGTTCGCCGTCCGCGCGGACGGTCGAGCGCGACTCGACCTCGCCGTCGGCGATGCTCACCATCTCCGCGGCGTCCGATTGCGCCGTGGGCACCACGCAGAGCTTGCGGTCGACGTCCGGCGCATCGCTAGGCGCCGCCGCGTCCGCGGTGGGTTCCCAGCACCCGATCCACGCCTGCCAGCGCGGACCCTCGGCCGTCTGCTGCGCCGGCGCCGGCGCAGCAGCCATGAGGAGCAAGCCCGCGACCAGCGCACCGCCGGTCAGTGCACGATTCCGGATCGTGATGTTCATCGGTTCACTCCTCATTGCCTGAAGCTGACGCCGACGGTGATGACGAAGCCCGCCAGGTCGATCGGATCGAATCCCTCGAACGCATCGGAGGGCTCCGCCTCCGCCCAGGTATAACGCCCCTCACCGGTTATGGCCATGCGAGGGGTGATGGTATATTCGAGGCCGGCAAAGGCTTCGGCGGTGGGCGCCCAGCCGTTGGAATCCAGCTCGTCCTCGAAGATGATGGGTGGGTCCGTGGACTCGTCCACGAACTCGCCAGTCTGCCTGAAGCGATACCACATGCCGCCCGCAGCGGCGCCAACGTAAGGCACCAACCGCGCCGGGATCCAGGCGTAACGGCCGACCGAGCGACCCGGCGCGAGCGGATAGAGCCGCACGCCCGCCGTCAAGGGGACGCGTCGGAACTCGGTGCGCTGGAGAATCGGAAGGTCGTCCTCGCCCTCCCAATCCCGGGACTCCGATCGGGCGGAGGAGCCCACATAGCCGACCGATGCCACGAGATCGAGCCGGGGCAGGACGCGGACGCCGACATCCCCGGAAGCCGAGAAGCCGTTGAAATCGCCGCGGCTCAGGGTCAGCTCCTGGCGCACGAAATCAAAGAGGTCGCTGCCTGCGCTGGCGACGCCGAATCCCCCGCGCGCTCCGAGGATCACGTTGGGCTCGTCGAAGAGGAAGCCGCGTCCCGTCTGAGCCTCGGAGGGTGAGGCCGAGGCGGCGAGGGCGAGAGCAAGGCCCACGGCGACGCCGCGGACAGGAAGGGAGAACTGCATGAGGAGACCTCCTGGAGCAACCGGCGGAATCCGAGCGCCACCGGCGCTGCGAAATGCTTCTCTCTGTACCGCTGGCAGTTCGATAGAGTTCCGTGGGACGGGGCCGGGAGCTTGCAGCCAACGTGCCCCAGGACCAGCTTGTATGCGTTGCGGCCGGTACATTACGGGGCCCGCCATGCGGCGCCGCGCAGCGGTGGCCGGCTCGCCGTGAAAGGGCAGCCGTCTCGAGACGTCAGGACGAGCTTGGAACGAGACCTTCGATATCAGAACGTTTTCTCAGGCCGACTCGTGACCACCCTGGACGTCCAACCGAGCTCCGCGGGCGATGTCGACGCGAGGGGCGAACCGATTCGTCAGCTGCTCCTCGCGCTCATCTTCCTGGGCGCCGCCGGGTTGGTGGCGGAACTCCTGCTGCTGGAGCACACCGAGAACGTGTACCAGTGGATGCCACTGGTCATGCTCGCCCTCGTTCTCGTCTTCAGTCTCCTGCTCGGCTTTCGTCCGTCGCCCCGCGTGCTCCGCCTCTTCCGGGGGCTGATGGTCCTCGTCATCCTGGTGGGGTTGGTGGGCATCTACCTGCACTACGACGGCAACCGCGAGTTCGAGCTGGAGATGGACCCTCAGGCGAGCGGCTTCGACTTGCTGTGGAAGGTGCTCCACGGGGCGACCCCCACGCTCGCCCCGGGAGCAATGGTCCAGCTCGGTTTGCTGGGGCTCGTCTTCGCCTATAGACATCCTCTCCTGCGCCTGCGGGCGTAGGTTCTTTCTCCACCCTGGAAGTCTCTCCGCCAGAAACCGATCGGAGGATCGAATGAAACGACTGCTCTCGAAGACGCTGGTCGCGATTTCCTTCGTGGGTCTCATTGCCTGCGGCGGAGAGGCCGCCGATGGTGGCGATGCGGCGGCCGGCGACACCGCCGTCGACTCTATGGCAACCACCGACGCCGACACGACCAGCACGGCACAAGACGCCGCCGGCGGGCTTCTCGACCCCGAGTCCGCCACCCGCGACCAGCTCACCGCCATCCCCGGGATCGATGCTGCCCTCGCCGACTCGCTGATCGCGGCGCGCCCTTTCACTGACATGACGGAGGTGGACTCGATCCTCGCGACCAGCCTGGACGAAGCGCAGCGGGAAGAGGTCTACCGTCGGCTCTGGAAGCGGATCGACCTGAACACTGCCTCGGACGAGGAGATCCTCCTGATCCCCGGTATCGGCGAGCGGATGCTCGGCGAGTTCAAGGAGTACCGTCCGTATCGGGCAATCGAGCAGTTCCGGCGCGAGATCGGCAAGTACGTGGACGAGGAGGAGGTCGCCCGTCTCGAACAGTACGTGGAGATTCGCTGAGCGCGGGGGAGGCAGGGAAGGATGAACGGCGGGGCGCGAGCCAGCTTCATCGGCGTCGACATGGGGACGACCAACACCCGTGTCTGGCGCATCGTCGACGGGCGCATCGTCCAGCGAGTGCAAGCTGGCGTGGGAATCCGCGACTCCGCCGTTGCGGGCAGGCCGGAGGTGCTGTGCGAGGTGCTGCGCAGGCTGCTCCAGCAACTGGACGCGGCGGCTGGGGCCGAGGCCGCACCACCACCCGTCGCCCTGGTCGCGGCCGGGATGATCACCTCCGATCACGGGCTACTGGAGGTCCCGCATCTGCCGGCGCCGGCGGGGCTCCTGGAGCTCTCAGCGGCGGTCCGAGTCTGCAACATGCCGGAACTGTGCGCCCTGACGGTGCATCTGGTCCCGGGGGTGCGGACTGGGGAACCGTTGGTGGCGCGGGAGCGCGTCGGACAGACCGACATCATGCGGGGGGAGGAGACTCTGTGCGTAGGGCTGCACGCCGCGGGTATTCTCCCGGCGGGCGGATCCCTGTTGAACCTCGGATCACACTGGAAAGTGATCCACCTGGACTCCGCCGGGCGGGTCGCACGCAGCGCCACCGCGCTGACCGGGGAGTTGCTACACGCAGCCCAGACCCAGACCCTCCTCGCCGGCTCCGTTCCTTCGGAGCGCCCCGAACGTCTGCATCCCGACTGGGTGGAGGGCGGGCTGCGCGAGGCTCGCGGCTCGGGGCTGGAGCGGGCGCTATTCTGCGTGCGCCTGCTCGAGCAGCGCGCCGAATCCACGCCGGAGCAGCGCCTCTCCTATCTGGTGGGGGCGTTCATAGGCTCCGCGTTGCCCTGGCTCGAGCGGGAGATTCCGCTGCGCGGATCGGTCGCGGTGGCGGGTGGCGGCCCGATCGCCGAGCGGGTCGGGCGCGTACTCGAGCGAATGGGCCGGAAGGCGCGTCTGGTGGACGCAGCGGAGGTGGAAGAGGGGATGGCTCGTGGGCTCGCCCTCATCGCGGCCGAACGGCTACGAGCCGAGCGGAGTAGTACCCCGACTTCGCCCTGATACCCGATATCGAGATCGTGGCCGGAACCTCTTTTCAAATCGTAACGAGCGGCCTATAGTGGTAGCTAATTCCCACAACCCGTGCTGTGCCTGGCCGCGTCCGGGCTGCGCGGGTTCGCGCCCCGTTCGACGCGGGACCCGCGAGATCCGCGGGGTCGATCCCCGTGTCCTCACTCCACGCCTCTCTGGAGACCACCATGTCTGATGGAAAGGGTATCTCCCGTCGGAGCTTCTTCAAGCACTCCACGACCGGGATCGCCGCCGCAGCCGCATTCCCCACCATCATTCCGAGTCGGGCGTTCGGCGCCAACGACCGCGTGAACCTCGCGGTGGTGGGCATTCGGGGGCAGGGAGGTGCACACCTGAGCGGCTTCAGCCGCATCGAGAACGTCCGCATCGCGGCGATCTGCGACGTCGACCAGAACCTCTTTCCCGACCGCGTGAGCGAGTTGCGGGAGCGGACGGGCGAGGAGCCGCGCACGTACACGGATATGCGCCGGCTGTTCGAGAACCGCGACATCGACGCGGTCACTTTCGCCATCCCGAACCACTGGCATGCGCTGGCGTCGATCTGGGCGGCGCAGGCGGGCAAGCACGTGTACGTGGAGAAGCCGTCTTGCCACAGCGTCTGGGAGGGGCGGCAGATGGTCAACGCGGCGCGCGCCAACAATGTGGTGATGCAGGTTGGCTTCCAGAACCGCTCACGCCCGAACGTCAACGCCGCGATCAAGTTCATGCGCGAGGGTGGGATCGGTAAGATCTACATGGCGCGCGGGCTCTGCCACAAAGCACGGCCGAATATCGGCCGCTATCCAGACGGCCCCATGCCCGATGGGTCGGCGCCCTTCTCCTTCACCGTCGGTGGGCGCGGCTCCGTGGGTCCGTACACCCGGGCCTACCTGGACAAGGTGGATTACGACATGTGGATCGGACCGGCTCCGGCGAAGCCGTTCAACCCCAACCGCTTCCACTACAACTGGCACTGGCAGTGGGAGTACGGCAACGGAGACACCGGAAACCAGGGTCCGCACCAGCTCGACGTGGGCCGCTGGGGCCTCGGGCGTGACGACTATCCGGTCAAGATCACCTCTCACGGTGGCACCTTCATCCACACCGATTCGGCCCAGACCACGCCGAACACGCAGACCACGATCTTCGAATACGCCGACGGCACGATCTTCGAGTTCAGCACCCGCGGCCTGCCGACCAACGCCGACGGTGAGATCATGATCGGCGACATCTTCTACGGCAGCGAGGGCCGCCTGGAGATCGACGACGGCGGCAACTGGAAGACCTACATGGGCTACAACAACGAGCCCGGACCGGATTCGTCCAACATCGAGACCGAGGCCTCCGACGCGCGGATCACGGTGGGCACGGGGTCCTCGGGCCACTACGGCAACTTTATCAACGCCGTGCGCTCCGGGAATCCGGCGGATCTGAACTGCGACATCGAGGAGGGCTACCGCTCGAGCGTGCTCGCCCACCTCGCCAACATCTCCTACCGGCTCGGTCGCGAGCTCAAGTTCGACGGCGCCACCGAGACCTTCGTCGGCGACGACGAGGCCAACGCCATGCTCAAGGACGTTTACCGGGAGCCGTTCGTGGTACCGGATCTCTCGGGCCCGAGGACGACGAGTCGGTGAGCTGGAAGCTAGGAGCCAGAATTCTTTGATTCCTGGCTTGGGCGAGAAGGAGCCGGCACCCACGTTGGTGCCGGCTCCTTTTTCGTGTTGGCCTTTTCGCGAGATCTGCGGTGTTTCCGATTTGGTTGGGCGTCCGGAGGGGCTGCAGCCTGTGATGACAGGATTGCTCACAATGAAGGCCAGCGGCCTATCGGCGCTGGCCTTTTTCGTCTGATCGTCCCCGGAGCTGGCCTCGAAGACAGACGCCCGCCTTCTCCCGAGCGCCAGGAATGAAGACAAGAATTCTAGCTTCTAGCTTCCAGCTCCTAGCTAATCTTCCCGCTTCGTAAACGAACACGGCACCAGCCGCGCTTCGCTCGCCGCGCTGTCGCGAAGGATCCAGTCCCAGCAGTCCACGTCGGAGGTGTTCAGGAAGCTGGCGTATTGAACGGGGCCACGGATTCCGCCGCCGAAGCTCTCGGCACGCAGCGTGGACCCGGCGGAGGTCTCCCGGATGGTGCGGCAGACGCGTTTGCCGGAACTCACCGTGTGCGTGCGGAAGTCGTCGACCCAGACGCGGATCGTGCCCACGGCTTCGCTCAGGTTCTCGACGCACAGCATTACGGACCCGTCACGTGGTCCATGCGAGTACGCCCTGTGCCGCGACGGAGCACATGCAGACAGTGCCAGCAGGACCAAGATGGGGAGGGAGAGGCGGCGGATCATGGGGGCTCCCGCGTGCGAGGAAGCAGATTGGAGGAGCGGCAATCAGGGTGAGGGTGGTCGCATGCGGAACAATAGAAATAGGAAGCAGGTTTCGCGCCGTGCGGTCAAGGCCGACGTTGCCTCGCGTCTGGGTCGAAACTGGCGTCCGCCTCCGCGCCAGATCGACAAAAAATCGGCCCCTCCCCGAACCTCCGGGGAGGGACCGTCCATCATGATCCGGTCGACTCAGTAACCGGGGTTCTGCACGATCATCGAGTTACGGTTCAACTCGTCGCGGTGGATCGGCATGAAGTACAGCTTGTCGTCCCACGCGCGCGGCTGAATGACCCGCGTCTCGTAGCGGTAGTCCGTCCAGGTTTCCCGATTGACGCGGTCCGCTCCCTTCAGGAAGATGTTAATGCCGCGAGCATCTTCGCTCAGCTCGTCCGGCGCGATCATCCAGCGACGGACATCGAAGAACCGCTGTTCCTCGAAGGCCATCTCGATGCGCCGTTCGCGACGATAGAGCTGGCGCAGCGAATCCTGGCTGATGCCGGCCGGGATCAGCGGCATGCCAGCCCGGGTGCGAAGCTGGTTCAGCACCCTGATCGCGTCATCCAGCTCGTTCAGCTCGATGGAAGCCTCGGCATAGTTCAGCAGGGTCTCCGCGTAGCGGAAGAAGATCCACGGGACCTCCTGCTTCACGAACTGGTGGTTCACCGACGGGTCGATGAACTTCTTGAGATAGTACCCCGAGTAGGCCCCATTCCAGTCCTCGATCGGACCGTCGCGGGTATCCAGCCCGCCAACGGTGGTGCCGTCAGGCAGCGTCAGCTCGCGGAAGGTCTGGATGATCCCGTAGGGGTCGAGCTCCTTCACATCGTCCGGACGCTCGCGCCAGGGCGCGCCGTCGTACAGGATCGTGGCATAGAACCGCGGATCGCGGTTCTCGTAGGGCGCCGCCGCGTGCTCCGGGTTGTTCCAGTCGAACTCGGTGCCATCCGCCATCAGGAAATCGTCTACCAGGTTCTGGATCGGCGTGTTGCCGCCCCAGTTGTGGTAGCCGTTGGGCCCATTGTGCAGACCCGGATGGTAGCCGTCTCCCCGGTTCACCAGGAAGAACCGGCTCATGATGGCCTCGGAGCTCGTCTTCTGCAGGAAGAGCTCGTGGAAGTTCTGAGCCGCTTCCTCCGGAGACGCGGGATTCGGGGCGAACAGCTCGTAGAGGCCGAGGTTCATCACGTCCTCGTTGGCCTGCTTCGCTGCCCGCCACATCGCCGCGCGATCCTGGGCCGTGGGATAGCCCGTCTCGGCCGTGGCGCCTGCACGATGGTAGAGATCGCTGGCGGCGTAGGTAAGCACCCTGGCTTTCAGCGCGAGCGCGGCGCCCTTGGTGGCGCGGCCCACGTCCGCTCCGCTGTAGCTGAGCGGAAGGAGGTCCGCGGCGGCCTGGGCGTCCGCGACGATGAAGTCCACCGTCTCCTGGAAGCTGTTCCGCGGCACCTCATACTCCTCATTGAGTCCGTAGACTTTGGTGATCAGCGGAACGCCGCC
This DNA window, taken from Longimicrobiaceae bacterium, encodes the following:
- a CDS encoding Gfo/Idh/MocA family oxidoreductase gives rise to the protein MSDGKGISRRSFFKHSTTGIAAAAAFPTIIPSRAFGANDRVNLAVVGIRGQGGAHLSGFSRIENVRIAAICDVDQNLFPDRVSELRERTGEEPRTYTDMRRLFENRDIDAVTFAIPNHWHALASIWAAQAGKHVYVEKPSCHSVWEGRQMVNAARANNVVMQVGFQNRSRPNVNAAIKFMREGGIGKIYMARGLCHKARPNIGRYPDGPMPDGSAPFSFTVGGRGSVGPYTRAYLDKVDYDMWIGPAPAKPFNPNRFHYNWHWQWEYGNGDTGNQGPHQLDVGRWGLGRDDYPVKITSHGGTFIHTDSAQTTPNTQTTIFEYADGTIFEFSTRGLPTNADGEIMIGDIFYGSEGRLEIDDGGNWKTYMGYNNEPGPDSSNIETEASDARITVGTGSSGHYGNFINAVRSGNPADLNCDIEEGYRSSVLAHLANISYRLGRELKFDGATETFVGDDEANAMLKDVYREPFVVPDLSGPRTTSR
- a CDS encoding RagB/SusD family nutrient uptake outer membrane protein, coding for MRRQIRTAAAATLVLLGLTGCDNDVLDLSPVDQISDEAVFADPSLAETFLNDIYIGMGHGLYEIMLSSMTDESHFIHDYSTSDVVQATLTSSDRGAIDDGRFDHFDWSNNYFRIRQTNIFLENIEQTDFDEELKNRMKGEALFLRAYFYHNLMRMYGGVPLITKVYGLNEEYEVPRNSFQETVDFIVADAQAAADLLPLSYSGADVGRATKGAALALKARVLTYAASDLYHRAGATAETGYPTAQDRAAMWRAAKQANEDVMNLGLYELFAPNPASPEEAAQNFHELFLQKTSSEAIMSRFFLVNRGDGYHPGLHNGPNGYHNWGGNTPIQNLVDDFLMADGTEFDWNNPEHAAAPYENRDPRFYATILYDGAPWRERPDDVKELDPYGIIQTFRELTLPDGTTVGGLDTRDGPIEDWNGAYSGYYLKKFIDPSVNHQFVKQEVPWIFFRYAETLLNYAEASIELNELDDAIRVLNQLRTRAGMPLIPAGISQDSLRQLYRRERRIEMAFEEQRFFDVRRWMIAPDELSEDARGINIFLKGADRVNRETWTDYRYETRVIQPRAWDDKLYFMPIHRDELNRNSMIVQNPGY
- a CDS encoding 2-dehydro-3-deoxygalactonokinase, which translates into the protein MNGGARASFIGVDMGTTNTRVWRIVDGRIVQRVQAGVGIRDSAVAGRPEVLCEVLRRLLQQLDAAAGAEAAPPPVALVAAGMITSDHGLLEVPHLPAPAGLLELSAAVRVCNMPELCALTVHLVPGVRTGEPLVARERVGQTDIMRGEETLCVGLHAAGILPAGGSLLNLGSHWKVIHLDSAGRVARSATALTGELLHAAQTQTLLAGSVPSERPERLHPDWVEGGLREARGSGLERALFCVRLLEQRAESTPEQRLSYLVGAFIGSALPWLEREIPLRGSVAVAGGGPIAERVGRVLERMGRKARLVDAAEVEEGMARGLALIAAERLRAERSSTPTSP